The following proteins are encoded in a genomic region of Streptomyces collinus Tu 365:
- the pheA gene encoding prephenate dehydratase, which produces MPASYAYLGPEGTFTEVALRTLPEAATRELIPYVSVQSALDAVRVGEAEAAFVPIENSVEGGITTTLDELVAGEPLMIYREVLLSITFALLVRPGTKLTDIKTVSAHPAAQPQVRNWLRNNLPEVHWESAASNADAARLVQEGRYDAAFAGEFAAARYGLEALETGIHDAENAQTRFVLVGRPARPAAPTGADKTSVVLWQRDDHPGALRDLLGEFATRGINLMLLQSRPTGAGIGNYCFCIDAEGHISDRRVAEALMGLKRICLQVRFLGSYPRADIRPGEARPRLPGTSDAEFVAAADWVARCQDGRF; this is translated from the coding sequence ATGCCAGCGAGCTATGCGTATCTCGGTCCCGAAGGCACCTTCACCGAAGTGGCCCTGCGCACGCTTCCGGAGGCCGCCACCCGGGAGCTGATCCCGTACGTGTCGGTGCAGTCCGCGCTGGACGCGGTGCGCGTCGGCGAGGCCGAGGCCGCGTTCGTGCCGATCGAGAACTCCGTCGAGGGCGGGATCACCACCACCCTGGACGAGCTGGTCGCGGGCGAGCCGCTGATGATCTACCGCGAGGTGCTGCTGTCGATCACCTTCGCGCTGCTGGTCCGTCCGGGCACGAAGCTGACGGACATCAAGACGGTCTCCGCCCATCCGGCCGCCCAGCCGCAGGTGCGCAACTGGCTGCGCAACAACCTCCCGGAGGTGCACTGGGAGTCGGCCGCCTCGAACGCGGACGCGGCCCGACTGGTCCAGGAGGGCCGGTACGACGCGGCCTTCGCCGGTGAGTTCGCCGCCGCCCGGTACGGCCTGGAGGCCCTGGAGACGGGCATCCACGACGCGGAGAACGCCCAGACCCGGTTCGTGCTGGTCGGCCGCCCGGCCCGGCCGGCGGCACCGACCGGTGCCGACAAGACCTCGGTGGTGCTGTGGCAGCGGGACGACCACCCCGGTGCCCTGCGCGACCTGCTCGGCGAGTTCGCCACCCGGGGCATCAACCTCATGCTGCTGCAGTCCCGGCCCACCGGGGCCGGCATCGGCAACTACTGCTTCTGCATCGACGCCGAGGGTCATATCTCCGACCGCCGGGTGGCGGAGGCGCTGATGGGCCTGAAGCGCATCTGTCTGCAGGTGCGTTTCCTCGGTTCCTATCCCCGCGCGGACATCCGGCCGGGCGAGGCGCGGCCCCGGCTGCCCGGAACCTCGGACGCGGAGTTCGTGGCCGCGGCCGACTGGGTGGCGCGCTGCCAGGACGGCCGGTTCTGA
- the serS gene encoding serine--tRNA ligase codes for MIDLRLLREDPDRVRASQRARGEDVALVDSLLSADERRRSSGVRFDELRAEQKQLGKLIPKASADEKAELLKRAEQLKADVKAADAERDAADAETQQLLLRLGNLVHPDVPVGGEEDFVTLETHGTIRDFGAEGFEPRDHLELGQILGAIDVERGAKVSGSRFYFLTGVGALLELALVNAAIAQATAAGFTPMLTPALVRPQSMAGTGFLGQAAQDVYHLDKDDLYLVGTSEVPLAAYHMDEIIDADRLPLRYAGFSPCFRREAGSHGKDTRGIFRVHQFDKVEMFSYVTPEDSQEEHKRLLEWEKQWLTSLELPFRVIDVASADLGASASRKYDCEAWVPTQGKYRELTSTSDCTEFQSRRLSIRLRDGKQVRPLATLNGTLCAVPRTIVAILENHQQADGSVRVPEVLRPYLGGREVLEPVAK; via the coding sequence GTGATTGACCTTCGCCTGCTCCGTGAGGACCCCGACCGTGTGCGCGCGTCCCAGCGCGCCCGTGGAGAGGACGTCGCGCTCGTCGACTCCCTCCTGTCTGCCGACGAGCGGCGCAGGTCCTCCGGCGTCCGCTTCGACGAGCTGCGTGCCGAGCAGAAGCAGCTCGGCAAGCTGATCCCCAAGGCCTCCGCCGACGAGAAGGCCGAACTGCTCAAGCGTGCCGAGCAGCTGAAGGCCGACGTCAAGGCCGCCGACGCCGAGCGCGACGCGGCCGACGCCGAGACCCAGCAGCTCCTGCTCCGGCTCGGCAACCTCGTCCACCCCGACGTGCCCGTCGGTGGCGAGGAGGACTTCGTCACGCTGGAGACACACGGCACCATCCGCGACTTCGGCGCCGAGGGCTTCGAGCCCAGGGACCACCTGGAGCTGGGCCAGATCCTCGGCGCGATCGACGTCGAGCGCGGCGCCAAGGTCTCCGGCTCCCGCTTCTACTTCCTCACCGGTGTCGGCGCCCTGCTGGAGCTGGCCCTGGTGAACGCGGCGATCGCGCAGGCCACGGCAGCCGGCTTCACACCGATGCTGACCCCGGCACTGGTCCGCCCGCAGTCCATGGCCGGCACCGGCTTCCTCGGCCAGGCGGCCCAGGACGTCTACCACCTCGACAAGGACGACCTGTACCTGGTCGGCACCTCCGAGGTCCCACTCGCGGCGTACCACATGGACGAGATCATCGACGCCGACCGGCTGCCGCTGCGCTACGCGGGCTTCTCCCCGTGCTTCCGCCGCGAGGCCGGCTCGCACGGCAAGGACACGCGCGGCATCTTCCGCGTGCACCAGTTCGACAAGGTCGAGATGTTCTCCTACGTCACTCCCGAGGACTCGCAGGAGGAGCACAAGCGCCTCCTGGAGTGGGAGAAGCAGTGGCTGACCTCGCTCGAGCTGCCGTTCCGCGTCATCGACGTCGCCTCCGCCGACCTCGGCGCCTCGGCCTCGCGCAAGTACGACTGCGAGGCGTGGGTCCCGACCCAGGGCAAGTACCGCGAGCTGACCTCGACCTCGGACTGCACCGAGTTCCAGTCCCGCCGCCTGTCGATCCGGCTCCGCGACGGCAAGCAGGTCAGGCCGCTGGCGACGCTCAACGGCACGCTCTGCGCCGTACCGCGCACGATCGTGGCGATCCTGGAGAACCACCAGCAGGCCGACGGTTCCGTCCGGGTCCCCGAGGTGCTGCGCCCGTACCTGGGCGGCCGGGAGGTCCTGGAGCCGGTCGCCAAGTGA
- a CDS encoding HAD family hydrolase, with amino-acid sequence MSAAFPYRLIATDLDGTLLRSDESISQRTREALAAATAAGAAHIVVTGRAVPWTRHILDDLGYDGLAVCGQGAQVYDAGAHRLLTSVTLDRQLAGVALAKIEAEVGPLYLAASRDGLDGEVLVGPGYAVTGRLPATPFTDASDLWTAPLNKIYIQHPELGDDELAAAARSAAGGFVTVAMAGEGIVELLPLGLSKATGLSLAARRLGLKAADTIAFGDMPNDIPMFAWAARGVAMANAHEELRAVADEVTASHEEDGIALVLERLLG; translated from the coding sequence GTGAGCGCCGCATTCCCGTACCGCCTGATCGCCACCGACCTCGACGGAACGCTGCTGCGCTCCGACGAGTCGATCTCGCAGCGCACCCGTGAGGCGCTCGCCGCGGCCACCGCGGCGGGCGCGGCGCACATCGTCGTCACCGGACGCGCGGTCCCCTGGACCCGGCACATCCTGGACGACCTGGGCTACGACGGGCTCGCCGTCTGCGGCCAGGGCGCCCAGGTGTACGACGCGGGGGCGCACCGCCTGCTGACCTCCGTCACCCTGGACCGGCAGCTGGCGGGCGTGGCCCTGGCCAAGATCGAGGCCGAGGTGGGCCCGCTGTACCTGGCGGCGAGCCGGGACGGCCTGGACGGCGAGGTGCTGGTGGGGCCGGGTTACGCGGTCACCGGCCGGCTTCCGGCGACGCCGTTCACGGACGCCTCGGATCTGTGGACCGCCCCGCTGAACAAGATCTACATACAGCATCCGGAGCTGGGTGACGACGAGCTGGCGGCGGCGGCCCGCAGCGCGGCCGGCGGTTTCGTCACGGTCGCCATGGCGGGCGAGGGCATCGTGGAGCTGCTGCCGCTCGGCCTTTCCAAGGCCACGGGCCTGTCGCTGGCGGCCCGCCGGCTGGGCCTGAAGGCGGCCGACACGATCGCCTTCGGCGACATGCCCAACGACATCCCGATGTTCGCCTGGGCCGCCCGGGGCGTGGCCATGGCCAACGCCCACGAGGAGCTGCGCGCGGTGGCGGACGAGGTGACGGCCTCCCACGAGGAGGACGGCATCGCGCTGGTGCTGGAGCGGTTGCTGGGCTGA
- a CDS encoding ABC transporter permease: MYDPTVARLTYRALLGRRRALILGALPVLLIAISVVVRGLAGADDQTAADLLGGLALATMVPIIGVIAGTGAIGPEIDDGSVVYLLAKPVKRSTIIFTKLIVAIAVTMVFSALPTLVAGFILNGNGQQIAVAYTVAALVASIAYAAMFLLLGTVSRHAVVFGLVYALVWEALFGSLVSGARTLSVQQWSLAVAHKVAGGNLVTSDVGLTTATVLLVAVTVLATWYAGQKLRTLTLAGEE, encoded by the coding sequence ATGTACGACCCCACAGTCGCCCGGCTCACCTACCGGGCCCTGCTCGGCCGTCGCCGGGCCCTCATCCTGGGCGCGCTGCCCGTGCTGCTGATCGCGATCTCCGTCGTCGTCCGGGGCCTCGCGGGCGCCGACGACCAGACGGCCGCCGACCTGCTGGGCGGGCTCGCGCTCGCCACCATGGTGCCGATCATCGGCGTCATCGCGGGCACGGGCGCGATCGGGCCGGAGATCGACGACGGCTCGGTGGTGTACCTGCTGGCCAAGCCGGTGAAGCGGTCCACGATCATCTTCACCAAGCTGATCGTGGCGATCGCCGTGACGATGGTTTTCTCGGCCCTGCCGACCCTCGTCGCGGGCTTCATCCTCAACGGCAACGGGCAGCAGATCGCCGTCGCCTACACGGTGGCCGCCCTGGTCGCCTCGATCGCCTACGCGGCGATGTTCCTGCTGCTCGGCACGGTCTCCCGGCACGCGGTGGTGTTCGGTCTCGTCTACGCCCTGGTCTGGGAGGCCCTGTTCGGCTCCCTGGTCTCCGGCGCGCGCACCCTGAGCGTCCAGCAGTGGTCGCTCGCCGTCGCCCACAAGGTGGCCGGCGGCAACCTGGTCACCTCGGACGTCGGGCTGACCACGGCGACGGTGCTGCTGGTCGCGGTCACCGTCCTCGCCACCTGGTACGCCGGGCAGAAGCTGCGGACGCTCACACTCGCCGGCGAGGAGTGA
- a CDS encoding ABC transporter ATP-binding protein produces the protein MTTLSIDHVSRWFGNVVAVNDITMTIGPGVTGLLGPNGAGKSTLINMMGGFLAPSTGTVTLDGQPVWRNEAIYQHIGIVPEREAMYDFLTGREFVVANAELHGLGAKAAQRALATVEMEYAQDRKIQTYSKGMRQRVKMASALVHDPSLLLLDEPFNGMDPRQRMQLMDLLRRMGDEGRTVLFSSHILEEVEQLAWHIEVVVAGRHAASGDFRKIRRLMTDRPHRYLVRSSDDRALAAALIADPSTSGIEVDVTEGALRVQAVDFGRFTALLPKVARDHGIRLLTVSPSDESLESVFSYLVAA, from the coding sequence GTGACCACGCTCTCCATCGACCACGTCTCCCGCTGGTTCGGCAACGTGGTCGCCGTCAACGACATCACCATGACCATCGGCCCCGGCGTCACCGGGCTGCTCGGCCCCAACGGCGCCGGGAAGTCCACCCTCATCAACATGATGGGCGGCTTCCTGGCCCCCTCCACCGGCACCGTCACCCTCGACGGACAGCCGGTGTGGCGCAACGAGGCCATCTACCAGCACATCGGCATCGTCCCCGAGCGCGAGGCGATGTACGACTTCCTCACTGGCCGCGAGTTCGTCGTCGCCAACGCCGAGCTGCACGGCCTGGGCGCCAAGGCCGCCCAGCGGGCGCTCGCGACGGTCGAGATGGAGTACGCCCAGGACCGCAAGATCCAGACGTACTCCAAGGGCATGCGCCAGCGCGTGAAGATGGCGAGCGCCCTGGTGCACGACCCGTCGCTGCTCCTGCTGGACGAGCCGTTCAACGGCATGGACCCGCGCCAGCGGATGCAGCTCATGGACCTGCTGCGGCGCATGGGGGACGAGGGCCGCACCGTGCTGTTCTCGTCCCACATCCTCGAAGAGGTCGAGCAGCTCGCCTGGCACATCGAGGTCGTCGTCGCCGGACGGCACGCGGCCAGTGGCGACTTCCGCAAGATCCGCCGCCTGATGACCGACCGCCCGCACCGCTACCTGGTGCGCTCCAGCGACGACCGCGCGCTCGCGGCCGCGCTGATCGCCGACCCCTCGACGTCCGGCATCGAGGTCGACGTCACCGAGGGCGCGCTGCGCGTCCAGGCCGTGGACTTCGGCCGCTTCACCGCCCTGCTGCCCAAGGTCGCCCGCGACCACGGCATCCGGCTGCTCACGGTCTCGCCGTCCGACGAGTCCCTCGAGTCCGTGTTCTCGTATCTGGTCGCGGCGTAG
- a CDS encoding integral membrane protein encodes MAVEQPTRAPGTPPGDQTRIHNIGYRNYDGPRLGRSYATRSLYSQSLRGSYGLGRSVKSKVLPMLLFVVMCVPAAIMVAVAVATKAKDLPVDYTRYAILMQAVISLYVASQAPQSVSRDLRFKTVPLYFSRPIETADYVRAKYAALASALFVLTAAPLLVLYIGALLAKLDFADQTEGFAQGLVSVALLSLLFAGIGLVIASVTPRRGFGIAAVIAVMTISYGAVSTLQAIAENQDNAGAIPWIGLFSPVTLIDGVQSVFLGATSASPGAAGPSDAQGVVYVLVVLGLIAAAYGLLLRRYRKVGL; translated from the coding sequence ATGGCCGTTGAGCAGCCCACCCGGGCCCCCGGGACACCGCCGGGCGACCAGACCCGCATCCACAACATCGGGTACCGCAACTACGACGGCCCCCGCCTCGGCCGCTCCTACGCCACCCGCTCGCTCTACTCGCAGTCCCTGCGCGGCTCCTACGGCCTCGGCCGCTCGGTGAAGTCCAAGGTCCTGCCGATGCTGCTGTTCGTGGTGATGTGCGTGCCCGCGGCCATCATGGTCGCCGTCGCGGTCGCCACGAAGGCCAAGGACCTGCCCGTCGACTACACCCGCTACGCGATCCTCATGCAGGCCGTCATCAGCCTGTACGTCGCCTCGCAGGCGCCCCAGTCGGTCTCCCGCGACCTGCGCTTCAAGACCGTGCCGCTGTACTTCTCGCGGCCGATCGAGACCGCCGACTACGTCCGCGCCAAGTACGCGGCGCTGGCCTCGGCCCTGTTCGTGCTCACCGCGGCCCCGCTGCTGGTGCTCTACATCGGCGCGCTGCTGGCCAAGCTCGACTTCGCCGACCAGACCGAGGGATTCGCACAGGGGCTGGTGTCCGTGGCTCTGCTCTCGCTGCTCTTCGCCGGCATCGGCCTGGTCATCGCCTCGGTCACCCCGCGGCGCGGCTTCGGCATCGCCGCCGTCATCGCCGTCATGACGATCTCCTACGGGGCGGTCTCCACGCTCCAGGCCATCGCCGAGAACCAGGACAACGCCGGCGCCATCCCGTGGATCGGCCTGTTCTCACCGGTCACCCTCATCGACGGGGTCCAGTCCGTGTTCCTCGGCGCGACCTCCGCGTCCCCCGGGGCGGCCGGGCCCTCCGACGCGCAGGGCGTCGTCTACGTCCTCGTCGTCCTGGGCCTGATCGCCGCCGCCTACGGCCTCCTGCTGCGCCGCTACCGGAAGGTGGGCCTGTGA
- a CDS encoding ABC transporter ATP-binding protein yields the protein MIATESLSKRFPRVTALDRLSVDIGPGVTGLVGANGAGKSTLIKILLGLSPATEGRAAVLGLDVATEGAAIRERVGYMPEHDCLPPDVSATEFVVHMARMSGLPPTAARERTADTLRHVGLYEERYRPIGGYSTGMKQRVKLAQALVHDPQLVFLDEPTNGLDPVGRDDMLGLIRRIHTDFGISVLVTSHLLGELERTCDHVVVVDGGKLLRSSSTTDFTQTTTTLAIEVTDTDKHPDGTRAVREALHARGVSVEAGSGLPGAGHVLLLTAQGEETYDLVRDVVADLGLGLVRMEQRRHHISEVFTSEDEQREEAVGHGR from the coding sequence GTGATCGCGACCGAAAGCCTGAGCAAGCGGTTCCCCCGGGTGACCGCGCTCGACCGGCTGTCCGTGGACATCGGACCCGGTGTGACCGGGCTCGTCGGTGCCAACGGCGCCGGCAAGTCCACCCTGATCAAGATCCTGCTGGGTCTGTCCCCCGCCACGGAGGGCCGCGCCGCGGTGCTCGGCCTCGACGTCGCCACCGAGGGCGCCGCCATCCGTGAGCGCGTGGGTTACATGCCGGAGCACGACTGCCTGCCGCCCGACGTCTCGGCCACCGAGTTCGTCGTCCACATGGCGCGCATGTCCGGCCTGCCGCCCACCGCCGCGCGCGAGCGTACCGCGGACACGCTGCGCCACGTGGGCCTGTACGAGGAGCGCTACCGGCCCATCGGCGGCTACTCCACCGGCATGAAGCAGCGGGTGAAGCTCGCGCAGGCCCTGGTGCACGACCCCCAGCTGGTCTTCCTGGACGAGCCGACCAACGGCCTCGACCCGGTGGGCCGCGACGACATGCTCGGGCTGATCCGCCGGATCCACACCGACTTCGGCATCTCGGTCCTGGTCACCTCCCACCTGCTGGGCGAGCTGGAGCGCACCTGCGACCACGTCGTCGTCGTGGACGGCGGCAAGCTGCTGCGCTCCAGTTCCACCACGGACTTCACGCAGACCACCACGACGCTCGCGATCGAGGTCACCGACACGGACAAGCACCCCGACGGCACCCGCGCGGTCCGCGAGGCGCTGCACGCGCGCGGGGTGAGCGTCGAGGCCGGCAGCGGTCTGCCGGGCGCCGGCCACGTCCTGCTGCTGACGGCGCAGGGCGAGGAGACGTACGACCTGGTGCGCGACGTCGTCGCCGACCTGGGACTCGGCCTGGTGCGCATGGAGCAGCGCAGGCACCACATCTCCGAGGTCTTCACCAGTGAGGACGAGCAGCGCGAGGAGGCGGTCGGACATGGCCGTTGA
- a CDS encoding M24 family metallopeptidase, whose amino-acid sequence MTTAVSGGLSTELAGFRRVQHLAYECAEAVAGRLEPGVTEREAARMQREWLRERGVRDWFHLPFAWFGDRTAFANFRVPLQFFPTDRALEPGMPFILDMAPVHEGFTADIGYSGSLGANPVQDRLMADLEAHRELILREVRERRPLRAIYEDVDRLMVRQGYANRHRAYPFGVIAHKVDRVRRRRWSPHLFGFGTQSLKGLAADALHGHREGWSPLWSPYRFSDHPPRPGLWAVEPHLGFRGTGAKFEEILVVTDSRDPVQSAFWLDDDLPHVRRWAEAK is encoded by the coding sequence ATGACCACGGCAGTGAGCGGCGGACTCTCCACGGAGCTCGCCGGGTTCAGACGGGTGCAGCACCTCGCCTACGAATGCGCCGAGGCGGTCGCGGGCCGCCTGGAGCCGGGGGTGACCGAGCGCGAGGCGGCCCGGATGCAGCGCGAGTGGCTGCGCGAGCGGGGCGTGCGGGACTGGTTCCACCTGCCGTTCGCCTGGTTCGGCGACCGCACGGCGTTCGCGAACTTCCGCGTCCCGCTGCAGTTCTTCCCGACCGACCGCGCCCTGGAGCCCGGGATGCCGTTCATCCTGGACATGGCCCCGGTGCACGAGGGCTTCACCGCCGACATCGGCTACTCCGGCTCACTCGGCGCGAACCCGGTGCAGGACCGGCTGATGGCCGACCTGGAGGCGCACCGCGAGCTGATCCTGCGCGAGGTGCGCGAGCGGCGGCCGCTGCGCGCCATCTACGAGGACGTGGACCGGCTCATGGTCCGCCAGGGCTACGCCAACCGGCACCGCGCTTACCCCTTCGGCGTGATCGCCCACAAGGTGGACCGGGTCAGGCGGCGCCGCTGGTCACCTCATCTGTTCGGGTTCGGCACCCAGTCCCTCAAGGGCCTGGCCGCCGACGCCCTGCACGGCCACCGCGAGGGCTGGTCGCCCCTGTGGTCGCCGTACCGCTTCTCCGACCACCCGCCGCGGCCGGGGCTGTGGGCGGTCGAACCCCACCTGGGGTTCAGGGGCACCGGCGCGAAGTTCGAGGAGATCCTGGTGGTCACCGACTCCCGGGACCCCGTGCAGAGCGCCTTCTGGCTGGACGACGATCTGCCGCACGTGCGGCGCTGGGCGGAGGCGAAGTGA
- a CDS encoding SDR family oxidoreductase — MTLKGARERRVRTGGVDLCVAELGDPGQPTVMLVHGYPDSKEVWSEVAARLAERFHVVLYDVRGHGRSTAPRPLRGGFTLAKLTDDFLAVADAVSPDRPVHLVGHDWGSVQSWEFVTVGRTEGRIASFTSMSGPSLDHFGHWIGARVKRPTPGRVGQLLGQGARSWYVYLLHTPALPELAWRGPLGRRWPRILQRSEKVPAGDYPTSSLPSDAAHGAWLYRDNVRARLRRPRPDAYAHAPVQLITPLDDAFLSERLYDDLEQWVPRLTRRTLPARHWIPRTRPDQVSAWIEEFVTSVEGGRPAPVADGRHGDRFGGQLVLVTGAGSGIGRATAFAFAEAGARVVAVDRDAEAAARTAELSRLIGAADAWAETADVSDEHAMEKLAERVHRDHGVLDVLVNNAGIGLSGSFFTTTTEDWRRVLDVNLWGVIHGCRLFGARMAERGQGGHIVNIASAAAYQPSRALPAYSTSKAAVLMLSECLRAELAGQDIGVTAICPGIVNTNITATARFTGVDEAEESRRRQRSARLYGLRNYPPEKVAKAVLDAVAHNRAVVPVTPEARGAHLMSRLLPGVLRRVARVEPRL; from the coding sequence GTGACACTGAAGGGTGCGCGGGAGCGCCGGGTGCGCACCGGCGGGGTCGACCTGTGCGTGGCCGAACTGGGCGACCCCGGCCAGCCGACCGTGATGCTGGTGCACGGCTACCCGGACAGCAAGGAGGTGTGGTCCGAGGTCGCCGCGCGACTGGCCGAACGCTTCCACGTCGTCCTCTACGACGTCCGGGGCCACGGCCGGTCCACGGCGCCGCGCCCGCTGCGCGGCGGCTTCACCCTGGCGAAGCTCACGGACGACTTCCTCGCCGTGGCGGACGCGGTGAGCCCGGACCGGCCGGTCCACCTGGTCGGCCACGACTGGGGCTCGGTGCAGTCCTGGGAGTTCGTCACCGTGGGCCGCACGGAGGGCCGCATCGCCTCCTTCACGTCGATGTCCGGACCCTCCCTCGACCACTTCGGGCACTGGATCGGCGCCCGCGTGAAGCGCCCCACGCCCGGCCGGGTGGGCCAGCTCCTCGGCCAGGGCGCCAGGTCCTGGTACGTCTACCTGCTGCACACCCCCGCCCTGCCGGAGCTGGCCTGGCGCGGCCCGCTCGGCAGGCGCTGGCCCAGGATCCTCCAGCGCTCCGAGAAGGTGCCCGCGGGCGACTACCCGACCTCGTCCCTGCCCTCCGACGCGGCACACGGCGCCTGGCTGTACCGGGACAACGTCCGCGCCCGGCTGCGCAGACCACGACCCGACGCTTACGCGCACGCGCCCGTGCAGCTCATCACACCCCTGGACGACGCGTTCCTGTCGGAGCGGCTCTACGACGACCTGGAGCAGTGGGTGCCGCGGCTGACCCGCCGCACGCTCCCCGCCCGGCACTGGATCCCGCGCACCCGCCCCGACCAGGTGTCCGCCTGGATCGAGGAGTTCGTGACGTCCGTGGAGGGCGGCCGCCCCGCTCCGGTGGCCGACGGCCGGCACGGTGACCGCTTCGGCGGACAGCTCGTCCTGGTCACCGGCGCGGGCAGCGGCATCGGGCGGGCCACGGCGTTCGCGTTCGCCGAGGCCGGCGCGCGCGTGGTGGCCGTCGACCGCGACGCCGAGGCCGCCGCCCGCACCGCCGAGCTGTCCCGGCTGATCGGCGCCGCCGACGCCTGGGCGGAGACGGCGGACGTCTCCGACGAGCACGCCATGGAGAAGCTCGCCGAGCGGGTGCACCGCGACCACGGCGTGCTCGACGTCCTGGTCAACAACGCGGGGATCGGCCTGTCGGGCTCCTTCTTCACCACGACCACCGAGGACTGGCGCAGGGTCCTGGACGTCAACCTGTGGGGCGTGATCCACGGCTGCCGTCTCTTCGGCGCGCGGATGGCCGAGCGCGGCCAGGGCGGCCACATCGTCAACATCGCCTCGGCGGCGGCCTATCAGCCCTCACGGGCCCTGCCCGCCTACAGCACCTCCAAGGCCGCCGTCCTGATGCTCTCCGAGTGCCTGCGCGCCGAACTCGCCGGGCAGGACATCGGCGTCACGGCGATCTGCCCCGGCATCGTCAACACCAACATCACCGCGACGGCCCGCTTCACCGGCGTCGACGAGGCCGAGGAGAGCCGCCGCCGGCAGCGCTCGGCCCGCCTGTACGGCCTGCGCAACTACCCGCCGGAGAAGGTCGCCAAGGCTGTTCTCGATGCGGTCGCGCACAACAGGGCGGTCGTCCCGGTGACACCCGAGGCGCGCGGTGCGCATCTCATGTCGCGTCTGCTGCCGGGGGTGTTGCGCCGGGTGGCCCGGGTGGAGCCCCGGTTGTGA
- a CDS encoding MerR family transcriptional regulator, producing the protein MNGEPARPADPSARRAYRIEDLAHRTGATVRTIRAYQDKGLLPRPERQGRANLYSDVHVTRLQQIGHLLERGYTLASIRELLDAWDTGRGLGGVLGLVTEVEGPWTDEEPVRVTRAELEARFGGTPDEDAVAEAVDLGVLEPVDGDPDTFLVPSPQELAVAAELHAAGVPLSAISAHLRELRGQVEHIATRFLEFTTEHVFGRYLDDPAHRTDAHAAEAAGLVRRLRPLARQTVDAELARAMRVFAVRQLRTRLGGETGPEPLAGTRAVELPAETISAVERLVGDGQVATFVALAAEREIRARALDALTSRETPRT; encoded by the coding sequence GTGAACGGCGAACCGGCCCGCCCCGCGGACCCGTCGGCGAGACGGGCCTACCGCATCGAGGACCTCGCGCACCGCACCGGCGCCACCGTCCGGACCATCCGCGCCTACCAGGACAAGGGACTCCTCCCCCGCCCGGAACGGCAGGGCCGCGCCAACCTGTACTCCGACGTCCACGTCACCCGGCTCCAGCAGATCGGCCACCTGCTGGAGCGCGGCTACACCCTGGCCTCGATCAGGGAACTGCTGGACGCCTGGGACACCGGCCGGGGCCTCGGCGGTGTGCTCGGACTGGTCACCGAGGTGGAGGGCCCCTGGACCGACGAGGAACCGGTCCGGGTCACCCGCGCGGAGCTGGAAGCCCGCTTCGGCGGCACCCCCGACGAGGACGCCGTGGCCGAGGCGGTCGACCTCGGCGTGCTGGAACCGGTCGACGGCGACCCCGACACCTTCCTCGTGCCGAGCCCCCAGGAACTCGCTGTGGCAGCGGAGTTGCACGCGGCGGGCGTACCGCTGTCCGCGATCTCGGCCCATCTGCGGGAGTTGAGGGGACAGGTGGAGCACATCGCCACCCGTTTCCTGGAGTTCACCACCGAGCACGTCTTCGGGCGCTACCTCGACGATCCGGCCCACCGCACCGACGCGCACGCGGCCGAAGCGGCCGGCCTGGTGCGCCGGCTGAGGCCCCTGGCGCGGCAGACCGTGGACGCCGAACTGGCCCGCGCGATGCGCGTGTTCGCGGTACGGCAGCTGCGCACGCGCCTCGGCGGCGAGACGGGGCCCGAGCCGCTTGCCGGGACACGCGCGGTCGAACTCCCCGCCGAGACGATCAGCGCTGTGGAACGCCTGGTTGGCGACGGACAGGTCGCCACGTTCGTGGCACTCGCCGCCGAACGCGAGATACGCGCACGCGCGTTGGACGCACTGACGTCACGCGAGACCCCTCGCACTTGA
- a CDS encoding RNA 2'-phosphotransferase, with protein sequence MDERRTVKVSKYLSKHLRHQPERIGLTLDEGGWTEIDTLIAAAAAHGFRFTREELDHVVAANDKQRFAIEGTRIRASQGHSVEVDLGLPPATPPPYLYHGTVARSLDAIRAAGLKPMSRHDVHLSADRETANRVGARRGRPVVLTVDAGAMHRDGHVFHVSANGVWLTAAVPARYLRFPGPH encoded by the coding sequence ATGGACGAAAGACGCACCGTGAAGGTGTCGAAGTACCTCTCCAAGCACCTGCGCCACCAGCCGGAGCGCATCGGCCTCACGCTGGACGAGGGCGGCTGGACGGAGATCGACACGCTGATCGCGGCGGCCGCCGCGCACGGGTTCCGGTTCACCCGCGAGGAACTCGACCACGTGGTGGCCGCCAACGACAAGCAGCGCTTCGCGATCGAGGGCACGAGGATCCGCGCCAGCCAGGGGCACAGCGTCGAGGTCGACCTCGGCCTGCCGCCGGCGACCCCGCCGCCGTACCTGTACCACGGCACCGTGGCGCGCAGCCTGGACGCGATCCGCGCCGCGGGCCTCAAGCCCATGAGCAGGCACGACGTGCACCTCTCGGCCGACCGGGAGACCGCGAACCGGGTCGGCGCGCGCCGTGGCCGCCCCGTCGTGCTCACCGTGGACGCCGGCGCCATGCACCGCGACGGCCACGTCTTCCACGTCAGCGCGAACGGGGTGTGGCTCACGGCGGCCGTCCCGGCGCGCTATCTGCGGTTCCCCGGCCCGCACTGA